The Corynebacterium suranareeae genome window below encodes:
- a CDS encoding Zn-dependent alcohol dehydrogenase — MKAAVVHAPGAGFVMEDIQIDAPRAKEVLIDIKAVGLCHSDYTMASADLGFPFPAVFGHEVAGVVKEIGSEVRTVKVGDPVVAALVRYCGECERCLSGHSYYCRNVDRTVRRPEDTPRLTLGEQPLTQAFGLGGFAEQALIHENQVATIPEGIPFEHAALLGCGVITGAGAVLNTANIDRGDSVAVIGAGGVGLNAISAAVIGGASEIVAIDISDSKLDKARSFGATHTINSADVDPVSMLRSLLPLGIDHVFDFVGTSAIAQQGLEMLSYGGALYLVGIGGAEVPITFNAFSFMRNRNRIESVYMGSANLKVDIPYFASLEARGLLHLDELITDTISLEEINEGYRRLKEGRVARLVVVN; from the coding sequence ATGAAAGCGGCAGTTGTACACGCCCCTGGTGCAGGCTTTGTGATGGAAGATATTCAGATTGATGCACCACGTGCCAAAGAAGTGCTCATAGATATCAAGGCAGTAGGGCTATGCCATTCTGATTACACCATGGCCAGTGCTGATTTGGGTTTTCCTTTTCCTGCGGTTTTTGGGCATGAGGTGGCTGGAGTGGTGAAGGAGATCGGCTCAGAGGTTCGGACGGTGAAAGTCGGTGACCCCGTGGTGGCTGCGCTGGTTCGTTATTGCGGAGAATGCGAGCGCTGTCTTTCGGGGCATTCTTATTATTGCCGCAATGTTGACCGCACTGTGCGCAGGCCGGAAGATACACCGCGTTTAACACTTGGAGAGCAGCCACTTACTCAAGCATTTGGGCTTGGTGGTTTTGCTGAACAAGCACTCATTCATGAAAACCAAGTGGCCACCATCCCTGAGGGGATTCCCTTTGAACATGCCGCATTATTGGGATGTGGGGTTATTACTGGTGCTGGTGCAGTGCTGAATACAGCTAATATTGATCGGGGAGACAGCGTTGCTGTGATTGGCGCTGGAGGAGTGGGACTTAATGCCATCAGCGCTGCAGTAATCGGCGGAGCGTCGGAAATTGTGGCAATTGATATTTCCGATTCCAAGCTGGACAAGGCTCGCAGTTTTGGCGCGACTCATACGATTAACTCTGCTGATGTTGATCCGGTGTCAATGTTGAGGTCTCTTCTCCCTCTGGGTATTGATCATGTTTTTGATTTTGTCGGCACCAGCGCAATTGCTCAACAGGGTTTAGAGATGCTGTCTTATGGTGGTGCTTTGTACCTGGTGGGTATTGGTGGTGCGGAGGTTCCCATCACCTTCAATGCTTTTAGTTTTATGCGCAACCGCAACCGAATTGAGTCTGTATATATGGGCTCTGCCAATCTGAAGGTGGATATTCCTTATTTTGCCTCGCTGGAGGCGCGTGGATTGTTGCACCTTGATGAGCTCATCACTGACACAATTTCTCTAGAAGAGATCAATGAAGGCTATCGACGCCTCAAAGAAGGTCGCGTTGCCCGGCTTGTGGTGGTGAACTAG
- a CDS encoding DeoR/GlpR family DNA-binding transcription regulator, whose product MEREQRHKVIMRTIDRPGITRIDALTELTGVSAVTIRRDLVELEQAGFLARTHGGAKRVPKRGTPQPFAVRQAEDRAAKHILAQATAQLIADDEAVIIDNGTTCQAVARELAGRPITALCLSLHSAAALGSRAGTNVFIPGGPVENDSLALSGPAVITALRDFSADAVILGSCSTSLEHGLATTTYDDAENKRAAIHAANRRILVVAARKLNHVSTFRFADVTDLHQLVTTSDAPREILAEIRDLGVQVITVPAP is encoded by the coding sequence ATGGAGCGCGAACAACGACACAAAGTGATCATGCGAACGATCGACCGACCCGGGATCACACGCATTGATGCTCTCACCGAACTAACAGGGGTTTCCGCGGTGACTATTCGCCGGGATCTCGTCGAGCTAGAGCAAGCAGGTTTTCTCGCCCGCACCCACGGCGGTGCGAAACGAGTCCCCAAACGCGGTACTCCCCAACCGTTTGCTGTACGCCAGGCTGAGGACCGAGCGGCCAAGCACATCTTGGCTCAAGCTACCGCCCAACTAATCGCTGATGATGAAGCAGTAATTATCGACAACGGCACCACCTGCCAAGCAGTAGCCCGAGAATTGGCGGGGCGCCCCATCACGGCGTTGTGTTTATCTCTCCACTCAGCGGCCGCTCTGGGAAGCAGAGCCGGCACCAACGTTTTCATCCCCGGCGGTCCCGTGGAAAACGACTCCCTAGCTTTATCTGGCCCAGCAGTGATCACCGCCTTAAGAGATTTCTCCGCTGACGCCGTAATCCTCGGGTCCTGTTCCACATCGTTGGAACACGGGTTGGCCACCACCACCTACGACGATGCAGAAAACAAGCGCGCAGCCATCCACGCTGCTAATCGACGAATCCTCGTGGTAGCTGCCCGTAAACTCAACCACGTTTCCACTTTCCGTTTCGCAGATGTCACGGACCTGCACCAGCTGGTCACAACCTCCGATGCGCCACGGGAGATCCTCGCCGAAATCCGGGATCTAGGCGTTCAAGTCATTACCGTTCCCGCCCCCTGA
- a CDS encoding type 2 periplasmic-binding domain-containing protein, whose amino-acid sequence MTAAVGFNPNIVQRVPDSWTAMALVGAEVGVSLPVSSVAENIVDKHVRFVEISDRYELVQLRMALAEEI is encoded by the coding sequence TTGACTGCTGCAGTCGGTTTTAATCCCAATATTGTTCAACGAGTGCCAGATAGCTGGACCGCGATGGCATTGGTTGGAGCTGAAGTCGGAGTGTCTTTGCCTGTCTCTTCTGTTGCTGAAAATATTGTGGATAAGCACGTCCGATTTGTTGAAATTTCCGATCGCTATGAACTAGTGCAGTTGCGGATGGCGTTGGCAGAAGAAATTTGA
- a CDS encoding HtaA domain-containing protein, with product MHILEWGVKESFRAYFERLPDHNYALSGGSKMLIDGRFQFPGLSADAQCLQFHGEIRMTGHHGALSLQIADPIIEFHNADTAMLSAVVDEENAQPYRLVIAALSKKSEDAHSIIFDTHLANDGQFLFMGNYFAGDPMDPVTIRK from the coding sequence ATGCACATTCTTGAATGGGGCGTTAAAGAATCTTTTCGCGCATATTTTGAGCGCCTTCCGGACCATAACTATGCCCTCAGCGGTGGTTCAAAGATGCTTATCGACGGCCGGTTTCAGTTCCCTGGTCTAAGCGCTGATGCGCAGTGCCTTCAGTTTCACGGAGAGATTCGAATGACTGGTCACCACGGTGCTTTGTCTTTGCAGATTGCTGATCCCATCATTGAATTCCACAATGCAGATACGGCGATGTTGTCGGCTGTTGTGGATGAAGAAAACGCTCAGCCCTATCGCCTGGTGATTGCAGCATTAAGTAAAAAATCGGAAGACGCACACAGCATCATTTTTGATACCCACCTTGCAAACGATGGGCAATTTCTTTTTATGGGCAATTATTTCGCCGGGGATCCCATGGATCCCGTCACCATCAGAAAGTGA
- a CDS encoding mannitol dehydrogenase family protein — protein sequence MNNPHVALKLNAQNLQEISRMSSVEIPGYNRADVTPGIVHFGVGGFHRAHQAMYLDELMNLGRALDWGIIGMGVMPSDVRMRDALASQDYLYTLTAKTPDGTLNQMIIGSIIDYVFAPDNPAHAVETLAQDSIRIVSLTVTEGGYNIDPATEDFDHTNPRIVADREALQAGDTSTLQTFFGLITAALMARKESGSAPFTIMSCDNIQGNGDLAKRFFLAFAHSVSPELGQWVENNVSFPNSMVDRITPETTDEDRDEIEELGYIDAWPVVCEDFTQWVLEDSFTQGRPPYEAAGVQLVSDVEPYELMKLRLLNASHQGLCYFGHLAGHHMVHDVMADPRFQDFLLAYMEREATPTLKPLPGVDLDAYRRKLIARFGNAAVKDTVPRLCAESSDRIPKWLLPVVRENLAADRDVTLSAAIVASWARYAEGIDEQGNPIKIVDRLSERVQENAADNRTDILSFIRDRGIFGDLVDAEPFTKAYADTLTSLHTVGAEATIDALLAQVTV from the coding sequence ATGAACAACCCACATGTCGCACTCAAGCTCAACGCTCAGAATCTGCAGGAAATCTCGCGGATGTCAAGCGTCGAGATCCCCGGATACAACCGCGCTGATGTAACCCCAGGCATCGTCCACTTCGGCGTTGGCGGATTCCATCGTGCCCACCAAGCCATGTACCTCGACGAATTGATGAACCTAGGAAGAGCACTGGATTGGGGCATCATTGGCATGGGTGTTATGCCTTCTGATGTACGCATGCGCGATGCACTTGCCAGCCAAGATTACCTCTACACCCTGACCGCCAAAACTCCTGATGGAACTCTTAATCAAATGATCATCGGCTCCATCATTGATTATGTCTTCGCCCCAGATAATCCAGCACACGCTGTGGAAACTCTCGCACAAGATTCAATCCGCATTGTTTCCCTCACGGTGACTGAAGGCGGCTACAACATCGATCCTGCAACTGAAGACTTCGACCACACCAACCCCCGCATCGTTGCCGACCGCGAAGCCCTGCAAGCTGGCGACACCTCTACCCTGCAGACGTTCTTCGGATTGATCACCGCAGCATTGATGGCCCGTAAAGAGTCTGGATCTGCGCCATTTACCATCATGAGCTGCGATAACATCCAAGGAAACGGCGATCTGGCCAAGCGTTTCTTCCTCGCTTTCGCACATTCAGTATCCCCTGAGCTTGGCCAATGGGTGGAAAACAATGTCTCCTTCCCCAACTCCATGGTGGACCGCATCACCCCAGAAACCACCGATGAAGACCGCGACGAGATCGAAGAACTCGGCTACATCGACGCATGGCCAGTGGTTTGTGAAGACTTCACCCAATGGGTCCTCGAGGATTCCTTCACCCAGGGCCGTCCCCCATACGAAGCAGCCGGCGTACAGTTAGTGTCCGATGTAGAACCCTACGAGTTGATGAAGCTGCGCCTTCTCAACGCCTCCCACCAGGGACTTTGCTACTTCGGCCACCTCGCAGGCCACCACATGGTCCACGATGTCATGGCAGATCCCCGCTTCCAAGATTTCCTCCTGGCCTACATGGAGCGCGAAGCCACCCCAACACTCAAGCCACTTCCAGGCGTGGATCTAGATGCTTATCGACGCAAACTCATCGCACGATTCGGCAACGCCGCAGTCAAAGACACCGTACCGCGCCTGTGTGCAGAATCCTCCGACCGCATCCCGAAGTGGCTGCTGCCAGTGGTACGTGAAAACCTTGCAGCTGACCGCGACGTCACGCTCTCTGCAGCCATCGTCGCATCGTGGGCACGCTATGCAGAAGGAATCGATGAGCAAGGAAATCCGATCAAGATCGTTGATCGTTTGAGTGAGCGTGTTCAAGAAAACGCAGCCGACAATCGCACCGATATTTTGTCATTCATCCGCGACCGCGGAATCTTCGGAGACTTAGTCGATGCGGAACCTTTCACAAAAGCGTATGCCGATACTTTGACGTCCCTGCACACTGTTGGTGCTGAGGCAACCATCGATGCACTTCTTGCTCAGGTGACTGTCTAA
- a CDS encoding TRAP transporter large permease, with translation MSKTAEYSAPTVQKELNIPGEKDNSTNPKPAIKAQAKQNPLSWLWVIILFGGGALIAATLLFGDPGREITGVLTVALMLILMLGGVHIGFAMVGAGGLGLYSLGGTTALQSTLEQGSFDPTATWQLSVIPTFILMGTALWKSGLTTRAFDAAKMWLGNVPGGLALTTTISGAGLAASSGSTIALTHALGRVSIPEMLRAGYKPGFAIGSTAMAGTLGQLIPPSVLLVVYAGAAQTSVGSQLMAGIIPGIILAIAFCLYIFAVGVLKPADAPRTNIHYSMKEKLAGLVKVIPLALVAIVVIGGIASGIFTPTESAAIGSIVALVLGWFTRTDGSSGFRDLFAYVKGVLVVAVVSSAGIFLLLIGVHILTRVVTLSRLANGLTDMILSIGLNAISFMLILIILYLILGMFMDTMAIILLTVPILAAPLLELGVDMIWFGVFLVIMVEIGMVTPPLGVLAFVIHRIAQDPEVNQGKKISLTTTFIGVLPFVAVALGVTLLLIFVPDLVTWLPTQLSVAG, from the coding sequence GTGTCTAAAACAGCTGAATATTCCGCGCCGACGGTCCAAAAAGAACTAAATATTCCAGGGGAGAAGGATAATTCCACTAATCCAAAGCCTGCTATTAAGGCTCAAGCAAAGCAGAATCCACTTTCTTGGCTGTGGGTGATCATCCTTTTCGGTGGTGGCGCGCTCATTGCTGCCACGCTGCTTTTCGGGGATCCGGGACGTGAAATCACCGGTGTGCTTACTGTGGCGCTGATGCTCATTCTCATGTTGGGTGGCGTACATATTGGTTTTGCCATGGTGGGAGCTGGTGGGCTCGGCCTTTATTCTCTTGGCGGGACCACTGCGCTGCAATCTACGTTAGAACAGGGCTCTTTTGATCCCACCGCTACGTGGCAATTATCTGTTATTCCTACCTTCATCCTCATGGGTACTGCGTTATGGAAATCGGGTCTAACAACCAGGGCTTTTGATGCGGCCAAGATGTGGTTGGGCAATGTTCCTGGTGGTTTGGCGCTCACTACCACGATTTCTGGTGCAGGTCTTGCGGCATCTTCTGGATCAACGATTGCTCTTACCCATGCCTTGGGGAGGGTATCTATCCCTGAAATGCTTCGTGCTGGTTATAAGCCTGGTTTTGCCATTGGTTCAACTGCCATGGCGGGTACTTTGGGTCAGTTGATTCCACCATCGGTGTTGTTGGTTGTGTATGCAGGGGCTGCACAAACTTCGGTGGGAAGTCAGTTGATGGCAGGTATTATTCCAGGCATTATCTTGGCTATTGCTTTTTGCTTGTACATCTTTGCCGTGGGAGTCTTGAAACCTGCTGATGCGCCACGCACCAATATTCATTATTCAATGAAAGAAAAGCTGGCCGGTTTGGTGAAGGTCATTCCGCTTGCGCTCGTAGCCATTGTGGTTATCGGTGGTATTGCCTCAGGCATATTTACACCCACGGAATCAGCGGCCATTGGTTCCATCGTGGCATTGGTGCTTGGCTGGTTTACTCGAACTGATGGTTCTAGTGGATTCCGTGATCTCTTCGCCTATGTCAAGGGCGTGTTGGTGGTTGCGGTTGTGTCATCAGCAGGAATCTTCCTTTTGCTCATTGGCGTGCATATTCTCACCCGCGTGGTGACATTGAGCCGACTTGCCAATGGCCTCACTGACATGATTTTGAGCATTGGCCTCAATGCCATTTCTTTCATGCTCATTCTCATCATCTTGTATTTGATCTTGGGAATGTTCATGGACACCATGGCCATCATTTTGCTCACCGTGCCAATTTTGGCGGCACCCCTGTTGGAGCTTGGCGTGGATATGATTTGGTTTGGTGTCTTCCTGGTGATCATGGTGGAAATCGGCATGGTGACCCCACCTTTAGGAGTGCTTGCCTTCGTGATTCACCGCATTGCCCAAGACCCAGAGGTTAATCAAGGAAAGAAAATATCTTTGACTACCACCTTCATCGGAGTTTTGCCCTTTGTTGCAGTGGCTTTGGGCGTGACATTATTGCTAATCTTTGTGCCGGATTTGGTGACATGGCTTCCAACGCAGCTTTCGGTAGCGGGGTAA
- a CDS encoding aldehyde dehydrogenase, producing MTIEYDGLYIDGQWMNPSSADRIKVYSTATEDYIGSVPEAKNADIDNAVEAARRAFDDKKGWSTWTSAERVTVLKRFADEYESRGEEIARRVTAQNGMPTALSQKWETTNPAQLLRFYADMVSGQQEEIRQGVKGKKVLVTRSPIGVVGAIVPWNVPQSITFLKLAPSLAAGCTVVLKPSPETVLDAFLVAEAAHAAGLPAGVLNVVPAGGSVSAYLVSHPLVDKISFTGSPEVGRLIGETCGRMLRPVTLELGGKSAAIVLDDCDLSSSIDDIYRASMTNNGQVCWLSTRILLPESRFEEMLDIITAKISSLKVGDPFDPDTEVGPLVSKRHRERVEALIKASVEDGARILIGGKHPEGVKKGWFLEPTILVDVDPKSIAAQKEFFGPVLSIIKYTDEEHAIEIANDSDYGLAGSVWSANFGRAVGVAKQVFTGTIGINGYATDPSSPFGGVKDSGLGRELGAEGLAHYQVLKSVYLLQPNDV from the coding sequence GTGACTATTGAATATGACGGACTTTATATCGACGGCCAATGGATGAATCCATCATCTGCAGATCGCATCAAGGTGTACTCGACGGCCACCGAAGACTATATAGGTAGTGTGCCTGAGGCAAAGAACGCCGATATTGATAATGCTGTTGAAGCAGCTCGGCGCGCTTTTGATGATAAAAAAGGTTGGTCAACCTGGACAAGTGCGGAACGGGTCACAGTGCTCAAGCGCTTTGCTGATGAATATGAATCGCGTGGGGAAGAGATCGCTCGTCGTGTCACCGCCCAAAATGGCATGCCAACAGCGTTGTCCCAAAAGTGGGAGACCACCAATCCTGCTCAGCTTTTGCGTTTTTATGCAGACATGGTGAGTGGGCAACAGGAAGAGATCCGGCAGGGAGTAAAAGGTAAGAAGGTGCTGGTCACCCGCTCGCCGATTGGTGTGGTCGGAGCGATTGTTCCGTGGAATGTTCCGCAGAGCATCACCTTCCTCAAATTGGCACCTTCGCTTGCTGCGGGGTGCACCGTGGTGCTTAAACCTTCCCCCGAAACTGTCTTGGATGCTTTTTTGGTAGCTGAAGCTGCTCATGCTGCAGGCCTTCCCGCAGGTGTGCTCAATGTAGTCCCGGCAGGTGGCTCAGTTAGTGCGTATCTGGTGAGTCACCCATTGGTAGATAAGATTTCTTTTACTGGATCTCCAGAAGTTGGCCGCCTCATTGGGGAAACTTGTGGGCGCATGCTGCGTCCCGTCACCCTAGAGCTTGGTGGAAAATCCGCGGCGATTGTGCTGGATGATTGTGATCTATCCAGCAGCATTGATGATATTTATCGAGCATCCATGACCAACAACGGTCAGGTGTGTTGGTTGTCTACGCGCATTTTGTTGCCGGAGTCCCGTTTTGAAGAAATGCTCGACATAATTACTGCAAAGATCAGCAGTCTTAAAGTCGGGGATCCTTTTGATCCTGACACAGAGGTGGGACCTCTGGTGAGCAAACGACACCGCGAACGAGTGGAAGCACTGATCAAAGCGTCAGTTGAAGATGGCGCGCGCATCCTCATTGGTGGCAAACATCCCGAAGGAGTTAAAAAGGGGTGGTTCTTGGAACCGACGATTCTTGTTGATGTTGATCCAAAGAGTATTGCTGCGCAAAAAGAGTTTTTTGGCCCCGTGCTTTCCATCATCAAGTACACCGATGAAGAGCATGCCATCGAGATAGCCAATGATTCTGATTATGGTCTTGCGGGAAGCGTGTGGAGCGCCAACTTCGGCCGCGCAGTAGGTGTGGCAAAGCAAGTTTTTACAGGCACCATCGGAATCAATGGTTATGCGACAGACCCGTCTTCGCCTTTTGGTGGTGTCAAGGACAGTGGACTTGGACGCGAGCTGGGGGCCGAGGGTTTGGCACATTATCAGGTACTGAAATCCGTGTATCTGCTCCAACCCAATGACGTCTAG
- a CDS encoding SixA phosphatase family protein: MSSAHRLVILRHAKSSWSTGEPDHKRPLNDRGLRDGVAAGQWLAAHIGEIDHVLCSDVTRTQLTWERVQLGGATTKGASFHNDIYENRVSEFEHLITGLPDEVGTALLIGHWPGVEELAHYFGIRDEHPGWAQMEEKFPTSAIAVLEFNTPWSKLVRNSARLTDFVIPRG, from the coding sequence ATGTCCTCCGCACATCGCCTCGTTATCCTTCGACACGCTAAATCTTCCTGGTCCACCGGTGAACCAGATCATAAACGCCCGCTTAATGACCGTGGGCTTCGCGATGGTGTGGCAGCTGGCCAATGGTTAGCTGCCCACATCGGCGAAATTGATCATGTCTTATGTTCTGATGTCACCCGCACCCAATTAACCTGGGAACGAGTCCAACTAGGTGGCGCGACTACAAAAGGTGCAAGTTTTCACAATGACATTTATGAAAACCGAGTCTCTGAATTTGAACACTTAATCACTGGGCTTCCAGATGAAGTTGGCACCGCACTGCTCATCGGGCATTGGCCAGGTGTAGAAGAACTAGCCCATTATTTTGGCATCCGCGATGAACACCCCGGCTGGGCTCAGATGGAAGAAAAATTTCCCACCAGTGCCATCGCGGTGTTGGAATTTAATACTCCTTGGTCAAAGCTTGTAAGAAACTCTGCTCGGTTGACAGATTTTGTCATTCCACGGGGTTAG
- a CDS encoding YidH family protein, producing MDERSRIARSVFPDGEEPDPRFTLANERTFLAWTRTSLAFLAGGIAFEAFQISGLSDTVRSAVAVFIIAVGMFIAAGAAVRWMNVERAMRKKKPLPVPAIIPFLSIAALVASAVVIVLIVLQ from the coding sequence GTGGATGAACGAAGCAGGATCGCGCGCAGCGTTTTCCCAGATGGTGAAGAGCCAGATCCCCGTTTCACGCTGGCCAATGAGCGCACATTTTTGGCATGGACCAGAACCTCTCTTGCGTTTTTAGCAGGCGGTATTGCTTTTGAGGCTTTTCAAATTAGTGGTTTATCGGACACGGTGCGTTCAGCGGTCGCTGTTTTTATTATTGCAGTGGGCATGTTCATTGCCGCTGGTGCAGCGGTGAGGTGGATGAACGTGGAACGGGCAATGAGGAAGAAGAAGCCCCTGCCGGTACCTGCGATTATTCCTTTTCTATCCATTGCAGCTTTAGTGGCATCTGCGGTGGTTATTGTGCTGATCGTGCTTCAGTAA
- a CDS encoding LysR substrate-binding domain-containing protein produces the protein MIEGEVDISLGRWENLPDAVESSVVQKEGLVVALPVSHELANRKLISMRQLRNEAFIALPPNS, from the coding sequence GTGATCGAAGGCGAGGTCGACATCAGTCTTGGGCGTTGGGAAAACCTTCCTGACGCTGTGGAATCGAGTGTGGTGCAAAAGGAAGGCTTGGTAGTCGCCCTTCCTGTTTCCCATGAACTTGCAAATCGTAAGTTGATTTCAATGCGACAATTGCGGAATGAAGCTTTTATTGCCCTGCCACCGAACAGCTGA
- a CDS encoding DUF202 domain-containing protein: MRFHDDPGLQPERTVLAWNRTTVSMAVCSAILLRWTNFYGVFTLLPVVLLSAMAIVILFTQRVRYERQAVGLVDNKLPPNIIGVVSLTATLLIFGVVGIVFVFID; encoded by the coding sequence ATGCGTTTTCATGATGATCCTGGTTTGCAACCTGAGCGAACTGTCTTGGCGTGGAATCGAACCACTGTGTCGATGGCGGTGTGTTCGGCGATCTTACTGAGGTGGACTAATTTTTACGGGGTGTTCACGTTATTGCCTGTGGTTCTCCTCAGTGCGATGGCGATTGTTATCCTGTTTACCCAAAGGGTTCGTTATGAACGCCAGGCGGTTGGACTTGTGGATAATAAATTACCGCCTAATATAATCGGGGTTGTTTCCTTAACGGCGACGCTTTTGATCTTCGGGGTGGTTGGAATCGTATTCGTTTTTATTGATTGA
- a CDS encoding TRAP transporter small permease subunit, with the protein MIPTTTVKRPVINAVSTISRGGSAILLFFSGLALALLVLLVTYDVILRNFFGSAMNGVSEYVSEWLMPATILFGLAYAEHKNEHIRVTIVEDAIKGAPRKTLRILGQLTVVLISAVMAWSSLQLAIESFDIKETVPMGTALLSVWPIKIAVVAGWVWLTVQCCASLINIVFDAKEEVHPEAGSLSELEMEGDPRV; encoded by the coding sequence ATGATTCCAACCACCACAGTCAAACGTCCAGTTATCAACGCGGTGTCTACAATCTCGCGCGGCGGCAGTGCAATCTTGTTGTTCTTTTCTGGTCTTGCACTGGCACTTTTAGTTTTGTTGGTGACATATGACGTCATCTTGAGAAATTTCTTCGGTTCCGCCATGAATGGTGTGTCTGAATATGTGTCGGAATGGCTCATGCCCGCCACAATTCTTTTTGGCCTGGCCTACGCGGAACATAAAAATGAGCATATTCGCGTGACCATCGTGGAGGATGCCATCAAAGGGGCGCCCCGAAAGACGCTGCGTATTCTCGGCCAACTCACGGTAGTGCTGATCTCTGCAGTTATGGCGTGGAGCTCTTTGCAGCTAGCCATTGAATCCTTCGATATTAAAGAAACTGTTCCCATGGGCACCGCTCTTCTTTCGGTGTGGCCAATCAAGATCGCAGTGGTGGCGGGATGGGTATGGCTGACGGTGCAGTGCTGTGCGTCCCTAATAAACATTGTTTTTGATGCAAAGGAAGAAGTGCATCCAGAAGCAGGAAGCTTGTCTGAACTTGAAATGGAGGGTGATCCTCGTGTCTAA
- a CDS encoding VOC family protein produces the protein MRIEITSVFVDDQAKALDFYTTKLGFELKHDVTAGDYRWLTVVDPENPDGVQLLLEPNQHPDAATYQAGIKRDGIPATQFYVDDVQEEYDSLKDKGVDFIMEPTDVGPSVIAIFDDTVGNLIQIVHLKQN, from the coding sequence ATGCGAATTGAAATCACAAGCGTATTTGTTGATGACCAGGCCAAAGCACTCGACTTCTACACCACCAAACTTGGGTTTGAACTCAAGCATGATGTAACTGCTGGTGACTACCGATGGTTGACTGTTGTTGATCCAGAAAACCCAGATGGTGTGCAGCTTTTGTTGGAACCAAACCAGCACCCAGATGCAGCGACTTACCAAGCTGGAATTAAACGAGACGGTATTCCTGCTACACAATTTTACGTTGATGATGTGCAGGAAGAATATGACAGCCTCAAGGATAAAGGCGTGGACTTCATCATGGAGCCCACCGATGTGGGGCCTTCGGTGATTGCCATTTTCGATGACACCGTAGGAAACCTAATTCAGATTGTTCATTTGAAGCAGAACTAA